The Chloroflexota bacterium region TGGATCAAATCGAGGACCCTCTGGGAACCTTTTATCGTTTTGGACTACCAAGCTCCACCTTAAGGAGGGCAAGGGTATGAGAACGATCACCATCGATCCCATAACCAGGCTTGAGGGACACGGCAAGATTGAAATTTTTCTGGACGAGGCCGGAGATGTAGCTGAGGCCTACTTTCAGGTACCTGAGCTACGTGGCTTCGAGCGATTTTGCCAGGACCGGCCAGTAGAAGAGCTGCCACGTATCACCCCTCGTATCTGTGGTGTCTGACCAGGGGCACATCATATGGCCTCGTGTAAGGCCACAGACGCTGTTTACCACGTGGAGCCACCGCCGGCGGCCAAGAAACTAAGAGAGCTGTTTTACTCCGCTCACTATATTCACAGCCACATCGCCCATTTCTATGCCCTGGCCGCCCCCGATTTCGTGGTTGGGCCCCAGGCTGATCCGACCCAGCGTAACATCCTGGGGGTGATCTCCAAAGTCGGGTTGGAGACCGGCCGCGAGGTGATCAAACATCGCGCCTATGCCCAGCAGATACAGGCCCTACTGGCCGGCAAGGCCACCCATCCTACCTGGGGATTACCAGGTGGTGTGAGTAAGGGACTGAGCGAGGAGGAGCGCCGTGAGATCGAGGAGAAGGCCGCATCTTGCGTGGCATTTGCCAATCTCTCGCTTAAAATATTTGATGACATTGTCCTCCAAAATAGGGAATACCTTGACCTCATCCTGAGCGAGGCTTTCCATATGGTCAGTTACTATATGGGGCTGGTTGACGGCAACAACAAGGTGAATTTCTACGAAGGCGACATCCGCGTGGTCGATCCGGAGGGGAAGGAAAAGGCCAAGTTCAAGCCGGCCGACTACCTCTCCCACATAAGCGAACACGTGGAACCCTGGAGCTATCTGAAATTTCCTTACCTTAAGCAGGTTGGCTGGAGGGGGCTCAGTGGAGGCAAGGAGAGCGGCATTTACCGTGTCGGGCCGTTAGCCAGACTCAACGCGGCTGAGGGCATGGCCACGCCCCTGGCCCAGGCCGAGTACGAGCGCATGTACAGCACCTTAGGAGGCAAGCCAGTACACGCCAACCTGGCTAACCATTGGGCTCGCCTGATCGAGCTGCTCTATGCGGCTGAAAGGCTACGTACTTTAGCCCACGATCCTGAGATTACCAGCACGCAAATCAGGACGCTGCCCACAGCCACACCAACCGAGGGTGTTGGCGTGGTCGAAGCTCCCCGCGGAACACTGTTCCACCACTATAAGACTGACGCGCGGGGCATAACCAAAGAGGTTAACCTGATCGTAGCCACAGTGAACAACAATGCGGCTATCTGTATATCAGTGAAGAAGGCAGCCCAGGCGCTGATCAAGGCCGGAACTATCGTCACCGAGGGGCTGCTCAACATGATTGAGATGGCCTTCCGACCCTACGATCCATGTCTCGCCTGCGCTACCCATGCCCTGCCCGGCCAGATGCCCTTAGAGGTCAGCATCTACAATCACCACAGAGAGCTGATTCAGCGCTTAAAAAGGGATTAGCTATGCGTACCCTCATTCTAGGACTTGGTAATCCTCTCCTCAGCGATGATGGGGTTGGCTGGCGTGTGGCCCGTGGGGTCTACGAAGCAGTCAAGGGGGAAGGGATCGATCTGGTGGAATCTAGCGCGGCAGGGCTAGGGCTTCTCGACCTGATGGAGGGTTACGACCGGGTGATCCTTATCGATGCCATCAAGACCGCAGGAGGAAAGGTCGGTAGCCTCTACCAGCTTGGTCTTGATGACCTCAGGTCAACACCCAGGCTAGCATCGCCTCATGATGTAGACTTAGCCCTCGCTTTAGAGATGGGGCGCGCCTTGGGCACAGTCATACCCACAGACCTGAAGATCTACGCCGTCGAAGTAGAGGACCCCTACACCTTTGGTGAGGAACTCACGCCCTCCTTGCAGGAGGCTGTCCCCACGATCATCAATGAGATAGCGAAGTCGATAAGCCCCAGAAATAGTGCACCCGGAATCTAACCGGACTCAGACAACAGGAATCACAGGCAGCTTAACCCCCCAGGCCAGGTCAGGAGATGTACCAGAAGCCTTCAAACCCCCCACAGTCGGCCAGTCAAGGTCCTTCATAGGATGCTCACCTTATAGCTGCCAAAAACTCACGAGCCGCTGAAAATCAATCATTCCGCTTTCAGCGATGTTGTCGATCTCGATTCCTGCCTCCACTGCTGTGGCCACCGGATTCAGCCCACCAAGCAGCACCATACCAACTCGATTCACACCCACCGCAATCTGGCAAACGGGCTGGCTGGTGTTGCCCAAGACGTATAATCCACCGATGCCAGCCTCTTTTAGCTTGGCAGTGACCCCCTCGACAATTGACCTCGACGCTGCTGGTATTTCTCGGAAATTGGCTAGTATCTTGCCATTGCCTGTTCTGGCGGCTTCGCCTACGCTCGTCATTCTGGCGCGGATGTACTGCTCAGAGGGATCGAGGGACGTTCCTCCATAGTTTATTATGGCCACAAAGCGCCTCGGCTTCGCATCCCTAATCTCGAGCACCCCGCCAAATCTGGACTCTATCGGGACGCCTGTCTTGAGCAGGACCCCATTTATGGTCACGCTACATACGGTAGCGAAGCCCACTTTCCCGCTGGGTATGATCACATCGCCCAGCTTCTCACCTTCCGACGCTACTGCTACAAGGTCGCTGATGCATAGCCCAGCCTTAAACGCCTCCCTCATAGCTAATAGAGCTGTCTTGAACCTATCCTTGTCAAAGAGCGAAGTGTTGATGGCCACCTGCCCGGTTCGCTTAGCTGGGTCAAATGTAGTACGAAACGCCAAGAGCTCAAGCCTCTCTAGAATGAAGCCGACGTGATCGGGCGCCAGCGCCATCCGCAGTTCCTCAAGCCCCAGGGATGTGATCATTCGGCCATCTCGGCCCAGAGGCTGCGTATAGCCTCGCTCGTCCGTTATTTTGAGGTGGTATCTAACGGCCCTCTCGCTCAATAAAATTCCGTGGCGTTCTAGTTCCCGAGCGATGGTGATTGAACCAAGTGGCTCAGAGGACTCACTCAAGACCTTGAGAATGGCTATGATTTTCCTTTCCGCGTCGGAGGCAGCCCCTTGTACCATAGAAATCCACTCTATAATTCGAAGATAACCTAACACAATTATACCACTCTACTCTACGAAATGAACACATCCACAATTTGCAATTGCTTCAAAGGTTGTGGGGTTGGCTCTGAACTCGTCAGATTGGGTTTAACAGCCCCAGCCTCCCCTTGAAATCGCAGCTTCTTCGCAGGGCATATAGTGCTCCTGCTGGGCGCTCCACGCAATTTGAAGCAATTATCCAGATATGGGAGCTTGACAACTTGGAGAAAAGATGTTAAGATGGCATACGGAAAGCGGTTGCCGTATGCCGACTTCACGGGCTCTATGTGAGGGGGGATGTTTGTAAATGAACGACCTCAGCAAGATGAACAACCCCTATGCTGACGATAAAGTGATCGATGCCTGCTCTCTGTTTGGGGTGATGGATACCACGGGGAAGCGGTTTTCTGGCAAAGGGGTCATAGAAGCCATCGCCAACATGCACCTTCGTGGCAATGGCCTTGGCGGCGGATTCGCCGTCTACGGGCTCTACCCGAAGTACGCCGATTACTATGCTTTCCACATAATGTACCTCAGCCAAGGGGGAAGGTCGGAGGTCGAATCTTTCCTCAAGCAGCGATTTCGGCTCGTAGCTGCTGAGGAGGTGCCCACCCAGCTGATACCAGCCATCGTAAACCCACCTCGTGTATGGCGCTACTTTCTTGAAGTAGATCCACAAGCATGTGATGGGCAGTCGCCAGACGATTATCTCGTAGATAGGGCTATGGAGATCAACAACTGGCTCCAGGACGCATTTGTCTTCTCCAGCGGGAAGAATATGGCCGTCTTCAAGGGAGTTGGCTACCCCGAAGACGTAGCCAAGTACTTCTGCCTGGAGCAGTACGAAGGTTACTTGTGGACGGCCCATGGTAGGTTTCCCACGAATACCCCAGGGTGGTGGGGTGGGGCGCACCCTTTCAACATCCTAGATTGGACAGTAGTTCACAATGGAGAGATCTCTTCCTATGGGATAAACCGGCGGTACTTAGAGCAATTCGGTTACTATTGCACCATGCAGACTGACACTGAGGTAGTAGCCTACGCCGTTGATCTCCTGATGCGGAAGCACTACCTTCCCGTAGAGATCGTGGCGAAGATACTGGCTCCTCCCTTCTGGAGCCAGATAAAGCGCCGTCCGCTGCCTGAACAAAAGCTGCTTCGTGCCCTGCGCCAGGTGTATGGTAGTCTGCTACTGAACGGACCTTTCACGGTAATCATAGCTCATCATGGTGAAATGATCGGGCTTACCGACAGGATAAGGCTTCGTCCTCTCACCGTAGGAATAAAAGGGCCAGTGTTATATCTTTCGTCCGAAGAGTCGGCTATTCGCCTCATCTGCCCTGACTTAGACCAGGCCTGGATTCCGATGGGCGGTGAACCCATAGTGGGCCGTTTGCAGAGTCCTCCCGTGCCTAAAGAGGTGGCTATTGCCAGGTAGGAGAGCGGGTTGAAGACTTATCTGCCGCCAAAGTTTACCGTTGAGAGAGACCCTGAGCGCTGCATCCAGTGTCAGGTGTGTGTCAACCAGTGCACCTTCGACACGCATTACTATGCTGCTGAGGATGGCCAGGTAAGAAGCCGCGAGGAGAACTGCGTCTGCTGTCACCGCTGTGTCCTTTTCTGTCCGACCAGAGCTTTAACCATCAGGAGAAACCCCCTGGACTACAGGGAAAACTATAATTGGCGCCCTGAAGTCATCGAGGACATCATTAAGCAAGCCGAGGCCGGGGGTGTCCTTCTCACCGGCATGGGCAACGACAAGGGTTACCGCATCTACTGGGACTATCTGGTGCTCAATGCCAGCCAAGTGACCAACCCCTCCATTGACCCACTGCGTGAGCCCATGGAGCTCGCCACCCATCTCGGACGAAAGCCAGACAAGGTAGAAATTGACCCCAATTCCCTCAATCTGAAAACTGAGATTGCTCCTCAGGTCAAGATCGAGGTGCCGGTGATGTTCGCCGCTATGAGCTATGGTGCGGTGAGCATCAATGTGCACGAATCCCTGGCCAGGGCGGCCACCGAGGCTGGAACCTTATGGAACACCGGCGAAGGGGGCCTTCATCCCAAATTATATAAGTATGGGAGCAATACCATTGTTCAGGTAGCATCGGGGCGGTTTGGCGTTCATCCGGAGTACCTCGATGTAGCCAGGGTGATCGAGATCAAGATCGGACAGGGAGCAAAGCCGGGCATTGGGGGGCATCTACCCGGAGAGAAGGTAAGTGCTGAGGTTGCCACGATCCGGATGATTCCCAAGGGGACGGATGCCTTATCCCCGGCACCTCAGCACGATATTTACTCCATTGAGGATCTGGCACAGCTGATCTATGCCCTAAAAGAGGCCACGAATTATACCAAACCAGTAGCGGTAAAGATAGCCGCTGTCCACAACTCGGCGGCCATTGCCAGTGGTATGGTACGAGCAGGGGCAGATATCATAGTAATCGATGGGCTGCGGGGAGCTACTGGAGCTGCGCCTAAGATCATCCGCGATAACGTTGGCATCCCCATTGAGATGGCTCTAGCATCGGTGGACACCCGTCTGAGGCAGGAAGGCATTCGCAACCAGGCCTCTGTGGTGGTCTCAGGCGGGATCAGAAACAGCGGCGATGTAGCCAAGGCTATCGCCCTTGGCGCTGATGCTGTCTATATCGGGACTGCCGCCCTCGTCGCCCTGGGCTGTACCCTGTGTCAGCAGTGTCACACAGGGAAATGCGCTTGGGGTATCTGCACCACCGACCTGGACTTGACTAAGAGGGTGAATCCCGACCTCGGAGCCAGACGACTGGCTAACCTGCTCCGTGGCTGGAGCCTAGAGTTGAAAGACATTTTGGGTGGCATGGGCATCAATGCCCTGGAGAGCCTGCGTGGCAACCGTCTGCACTTGAGGGGTGTTGGGCTTACCGACACGGAGCTGGAAATCTTGGGGGTAAAGATAGCGGGTAACTGAGATGAAATGGCATATTTATGGGATAAAAACTGACCATACAGTGGCCATAGACGCCAGCAGCGTGTTCCATTGCCAACTGAACGCCAAACTAAGAAGCGCCGCTTCGGATGGGACTCAAAGGATTGTGCTTCGTAACGTATACGGCCAGAGATACATTGGCACAGGCTTGGACAAACCAGTGGAGATCGAGATATTTGGCACCCCGGGCAACGACCTGGGGGCGTTTATGGACGGGCCCAGGATTGTTGTCCACGGCAACGCCCAGGATGGTTGCGGGAATACGATGAACAGCGGCGAGATAATCGTTCACGGTCATGCGGGAGATATTATCGGCCTATCAGCCCGGGGAGGCAAGATTTTTGTCCGCGAAGACGTGGGCTACAGAGCGGGCATCCACATGAAGGAATATGGAGAAAAGAGGCCGACCGTGGTTATCGGAGGTACCGCCCAGGACTTCCTGGGCGAATATATGGCGGGTGGCACCATAATCATTCTTGGCCTTAGCCTGAAGGCAGGCGAGTCGCATCGGGCCAGTTTCATTGGCACTGGGATGCACGGCGGCGTTATCTATTTGAGAGGCACCATCGCTGATTTCCAGTTGGGCAAAGAGGTAGGCATCGCTAATAAGCTGGAAGACGAGGATTACAAGATTCTTCGGCAATTTGTTGGTGAGTTTGCAGCTCATTTTGGCTACAACGCTGAAGAAATACTGAAACACCAGTTTATCAAGCTATTTCCTCGTTGGCTCAGACCCTATGGCAGGCTCTACGCTTATTGAGTAAGGCAGTTAGATATAATGGGCCAAGAAAACCTAAAGCGCTCAAACTTGGCGCCTATGGGTAAGAGATAAGGACACCCCAACCCAGCTCAGCGCACTCATAAGCGGAGAAAAGCAAGGAGATACAAGAGCTCAGGATCATCAGCTCTGGCA contains the following coding sequences:
- a CDS encoding Ni/Fe hydrogenase subunit alpha, producing MRTITIDPITRLEGHGKIEIFLDEAGDVAEAYFQVPELRGFERFCQDRPVEELPRITPRICGVUPGAHHMASCKATDAVYHVEPPPAAKKLRELFYSAHYIHSHIAHFYALAAPDFVVGPQADPTQRNILGVISKVGLETGREVIKHRAYAQQIQALLAGKATHPTWGLPGGVSKGLSEEERREIEEKAASCVAFANLSLKIFDDIVLQNREYLDLILSEAFHMVSYYMGLVDGNNKVNFYEGDIRVVDPEGKEKAKFKPADYLSHISEHVEPWSYLKFPYLKQVGWRGLSGGKESGIYRVGPLARLNAAEGMATPLAQAEYERMYSTLGGKPVHANLANHWARLIELLYAAERLRTLAHDPEITSTQIRTLPTATPTEGVGVVEAPRGTLFHHYKTDARGITKEVNLIVATVNNNAAICISVKKAAQALIKAGTIVTEGLLNMIEMAFRPYDPCLACATHALPGQMPLEVSIYNHHRELIQRLKRD
- a CDS encoding glutamate synthase-related protein; amino-acid sequence: MKTYLPPKFTVERDPERCIQCQVCVNQCTFDTHYYAAEDGQVRSREENCVCCHRCVLFCPTRALTIRRNPLDYRENYNWRPEVIEDIIKQAEAGGVLLTGMGNDKGYRIYWDYLVLNASQVTNPSIDPLREPMELATHLGRKPDKVEIDPNSLNLKTEIAPQVKIEVPVMFAAMSYGAVSINVHESLARAATEAGTLWNTGEGGLHPKLYKYGSNTIVQVASGRFGVHPEYLDVARVIEIKIGQGAKPGIGGHLPGEKVSAEVATIRMIPKGTDALSPAPQHDIYSIEDLAQLIYALKEATNYTKPVAVKIAAVHNSAAIASGMVRAGADIIVIDGLRGATGAAPKIIRDNVGIPIEMALASVDTRLRQEGIRNQASVVVSGGIRNSGDVAKAIALGADAVYIGTAALVALGCTLCQQCHTGKCAWGICTTDLDLTKRVNPDLGARRLANLLRGWSLELKDILGGMGINALESLRGNRLHLRGVGLTDTELEILGVKIAGN
- a CDS encoding hydrogenase maturation protease; protein product: MRTLILGLGNPLLSDDGVGWRVARGVYEAVKGEGIDLVESSAAGLGLLDLMEGYDRVILIDAIKTAGGKVGSLYQLGLDDLRSTPRLASPHDVDLALALEMGRALGTVIPTDLKIYAVEVEDPYTFGEELTPSLQEAVPTIINEIAKSISPRNSAPGI
- a CDS encoding NrpR regulatory domain-containing protein, yielding MVQGAASDAERKIIAILKVLSESSEPLGSITIARELERHGILLSERAVRYHLKITDERGYTQPLGRDGRMITSLGLEELRMALAPDHVGFILERLELLAFRTTFDPAKRTGQVAINTSLFDKDRFKTALLAMREAFKAGLCISDLVAVASEGEKLGDVIIPSGKVGFATVCSVTINGVLLKTGVPIESRFGGVLEIRDAKPRRFVAIINYGGTSLDPSEQYIRARMTSVGEAARTGNGKILANFREIPAASRSIVEGVTAKLKEAGIGGLYVLGNTSQPVCQIAVGVNRVGMVLLGGLNPVATAVEAGIEIDNIAESGMIDFQRLVSFWQL